A region of Selenomonadales bacterium 4137-cl DNA encodes the following proteins:
- the rpsG gene encoding 30S ribosomal protein S7 gives MPRKGPVPKRDVLPDPVYNSKLVTRFINKIMMKGKKGVAEGIVYDAFDIIRSKTGKDPLEVFETALKNVMPVLEVRARRVGGANYQVPVEVRADRRLSLGIRWLVNYSRARGEKTMHERLAAELMDAANSTGASVKKREDTHKMAEANKAFAHYRW, from the coding sequence ATGCCAAGAAAGGGTCCTGTGCCCAAGCGTGATGTGTTGCCGGATCCGGTGTACAACTCAAAGCTTGTCACCAGGTTCATCAATAAGATCATGATGAAGGGCAAAAAAGGTGTGGCCGAGGGCATCGTTTACGATGCGTTCGATATTATCCGGTCTAAGACCGGAAAAGACCCGCTCGAAGTTTTCGAGACGGCGCTCAAGAATGTTATGCCGGTTCTGGAGGTGCGGGCCCGCCGGGTCGGCGGCGCCAACTACCAGGTTCCGGTTGAGGTGCGCGCTGACCGCCGCCTGTCGCTCGGTATCCGCTGGCTGGTCAATTATTCCCGCGCCCGCGGCGAGAAGACGATGCACGAGCGGCTGGCCGCTGAGCTGATGGACGCGGCCAATAGTACCGGCGCGTCGGTTAAGAAAAGAGAAGATACCCACAAAATGGCCGAGGCCAACAAGGCTTTTGCCCATTACCGGTGGTAA
- the rplD gene encoding 50S ribosomal protein L4, translated as MPKVAVYNMTGAQTGEIELNDAVFGVEVNEAVMHQAVVMQMANQRLGTAATKTRGLVRGGGRKPWRQKGTGRARSGSTRSPIWVGGGTVFGPQPRSYAYSMPRKARRLAIKSALSAKVQAGELMVMEDIAVKEPKTKTVISMLDSLKVGEDKALIIMASADENVEKSSRNIPGVKSITSMGLNVYDILYHDKVLITKDAVSKIEEVLA; from the coding sequence ATGCCGAAAGTAGCAGTTTATAACATGACCGGCGCCCAGACCGGCGAAATAGAGCTTAACGATGCCGTGTTCGGCGTCGAGGTGAACGAGGCTGTGATGCACCAGGCGGTGGTCATGCAGATGGCCAATCAGCGTCTGGGTACGGCCGCCACCAAGACCCGCGGCCTGGTCCGCGGCGGCGGCAGGAAGCCGTGGCGCCAGAAGGGCACCGGCCGCGCCCGTTCCGGCAGCACCCGTTCGCCGATTTGGGTCGGCGGCGGTACGGTTTTCGGTCCGCAGCCCCGCAGCTATGCGTATTCGATGCCTCGCAAGGCCCGCCGCCTGGCGATCAAGTCGGCGCTGTCGGCCAAGGTCCAGGCGGGCGAGCTGATGGTGATGGAGGACATCGCTGTCAAGGAGCCCAAGACCAAGACGGTCATAAGCATGCTCGACAGCCTTAAGGTGGGCGAGGATAAGGCGCTTATCATCATGGCGTCGGCCGACGAGAATGTCGAGAAGTCTTCGCGGAATATTCCCGGCGTGAAGAGCATCACTTCGATGGGCCTGAACGTGTACGATATCCTGTATCACGACAAGGTTCTGATTACGAAAGACGCGGTCAGCAAGATTGAGGAGGTGTTGGCGTAA
- a CDS encoding ribosomal L7Ae/L30e/S12e/Gadd45 family protein — protein sequence MPIGTLKDAKKVVGAKQAAKAVEKGQACLVFLAEDADNRVTVPLREACARAGVKVETAPSMGELGKACGIEVGAAAVAVIKV from the coding sequence ATGCCCATCGGCACTTTGAAAGACGCCAAAAAAGTCGTCGGCGCCAAGCAGGCGGCGAAAGCGGTTGAGAAGGGCCAGGCCTGCCTGGTCTTTTTGGCCGAGGATGCCGATAACCGGGTCACTGTGCCGCTCCGCGAGGCTTGTGCCCGTGCCGGCGTGAAGGTGGAAACGGCGCCCAGCATGGGCGAGCTTGGCAAGGCCTGCGGCATCGAGGTCGGTGCGGCGGCTGTCGCTGTGATTAAGGTTTAG
- the rplW gene encoding 50S ribosomal protein L23: protein MTNARDILIRPLITEKATALMQDNKYTFIVPLKANKVEIRQAVEQIFKVKVLDVNTIRVMGKMKRMGKTQGKRPDYKKAIVKLAPGQSIEFFEGL, encoded by the coding sequence ATGACAAATGCGCGCGACATCCTGATCCGCCCGCTTATCACCGAGAAGGCTACGGCTCTGATGCAGGACAACAAGTACACCTTTATCGTTCCGCTCAAGGCCAATAAGGTGGAGATCCGCCAAGCCGTCGAGCAGATTTTCAAGGTGAAGGTGCTCGATGTGAACACTATCCGCGTGATGGGCAAGATGAAGCGGATGGGCAAGACTCAAGGCAAACGTCCGGATTACAAGAAGGCCATCGTCAAGCTGGCTCCGGGCCAGAGCATTGAGTTCTTCGAAGGCTTATAA
- the rplB gene encoding 50S ribosomal protein L2: MAVKSFKPYAPGRRFMTVASFNEVTTDRPEKSLTERLHKHGGRNQQGRLTVRHQGGGHKRLYRIIDFKRNKDGVPAKVATIEYDPNRSARIALLNYADGEKRYILAPNGLKVGDSVMSGVGADIKVGNALALKDIPVGTQVHNIEMKIGKGGQMVRSAGASAQLMAKEGGNALLRLPSGELRKVHVNCKATIGQVGNLEHENITIGKAGRSRWMGVRPANRGVAMNPIDHPHGGGEGRSPVGRKHPVTPWGKHAVGAKTRGKKASDRLIVKRRTK, encoded by the coding sequence ATGGCAGTAAAGTCCTTTAAACCCTACGCTCCGGGGCGGCGGTTCATGACGGTGGCCAGTTTCAACGAGGTAACCACCGACAGGCCTGAGAAGTCGCTTACCGAGAGACTGCATAAACACGGCGGCCGCAACCAGCAGGGCCGTCTGACCGTCCGCCATCAGGGCGGCGGGCACAAGCGCCTGTACCGGATTATCGATTTCAAGCGCAATAAGGACGGCGTGCCGGCGAAGGTGGCTACGATCGAGTATGATCCGAACCGCTCGGCCCGCATCGCGCTCCTTAACTATGCCGACGGCGAGAAGCGCTATATCCTGGCCCCCAACGGGCTGAAGGTGGGCGATTCGGTTATGAGCGGCGTGGGCGCCGACATCAAGGTCGGCAACGCTCTGGCGCTGAAGGATATCCCGGTGGGCACGCAGGTCCACAATATTGAGATGAAGATCGGCAAAGGCGGCCAGATGGTCCGCAGCGCCGGCGCATCCGCCCAGCTGATGGCCAAGGAAGGCGGCAACGCTCTGCTGCGCCTGCCGTCAGGCGAGCTCCGCAAGGTGCACGTTAACTGCAAGGCGACCATCGGTCAGGTAGGCAATCTGGAGCACGAGAATATTACTATCGGCAAGGCCGGCCGTTCGCGCTGGATGGGTGTCCGTCCCGCCAACCGCGGTGTGGCGATGAACCCGATCGACCATCCGCACGGCGGTGGCGAGGGCCGTTCGCCTGTCGGCCGCAAGCACCCGGTCACTCCGTGGGGCAAGCATGCCGTCGGCGCGAAAACCCGCGGCAAGAAGGCTTCGGATCGCCTTATTGTCAAGAGAAGGACGAAATAA
- the fusA gene encoding elongation factor G codes for MARKFPLDKTRNIGIMAHIDAGKTTTTERILFYTGRVHKIGEVHDGAATMDWMVQEQERGITITSAATTCQWNGHRINIIDTPGHVDFTVEVERSLRVLDGSVAVFCAKGGVEPQSETVWRQADKYGVPRMAYVNKMDIIGADFFRVVDMMKSRLGANAVPIQLPIGFEDTYKGIIDLIEMKAIVYTDDLGKVSEATEIPEEYKEQAELYRQNLLDAVAESDDDLMMKYLEGEELTVEEIRGGIRKATIACRMTPVLCGSSYKNKGVQPLLDAVVEFMPAPTDIPAIKGVNPDSGEEDERPAGDDKPFSALAFKIMADPYVGKLTFFRVYSGKLESGSYVFNSTKGKKERVGRILQMHANHREEIEIVYTGDIAAAVGFKDTTTGDTLCDDKHPIILESMVFPEPVISVAVEPKTKADQDKMGVALVRLAEEDPTFRMHTDPESGQTIIEGMGELHLEIIVDRMLREFKVDCTVGKPQVAYRETIRKTVKAEGKFVRQSGGRGQYGHCWLELTPQEPGVGFEFENKIVGGVIPKEYINPIEAGVKEAMESGVLAGYPMVDVKVTVYDGSYHDVDSSEMAFKIAGSMGFKAGAAKADPALLEPYMKVEVTVPEEYMGDVIGDLNSRRGRIEGMESRAGAQVIRSFVPLAEMFGYATDLRSRTQGRGVYSMEFDHYEDVPKSISEAIIAKVKGA; via the coding sequence GTGGCCAGAAAGTTTCCACTCGATAAGACGCGGAACATCGGCATCATGGCTCATATAGACGCCGGCAAGACTACTACAACTGAACGCATCTTATTCTATACAGGCAGAGTTCACAAGATCGGTGAAGTGCATGATGGCGCGGCTACGATGGACTGGATGGTGCAGGAGCAAGAACGCGGCATAACCATTACCTCCGCAGCTACGACGTGCCAGTGGAACGGGCATCGTATAAACATCATCGACACACCAGGACACGTGGACTTTACCGTCGAGGTGGAGCGTTCGCTGAGGGTGCTTGACGGGTCGGTTGCCGTATTCTGCGCTAAGGGCGGGGTCGAGCCCCAGTCCGAGACGGTTTGGCGGCAGGCCGATAAATACGGTGTTCCCCGTATGGCGTATGTCAACAAAATGGATATCATCGGCGCCGATTTCTTCCGGGTCGTCGATATGATGAAAAGCCGGCTCGGCGCCAACGCTGTTCCCATCCAACTGCCGATCGGATTCGAGGATACCTACAAGGGTATAATCGATCTGATTGAGATGAAGGCGATCGTCTATACCGACGATCTCGGCAAGGTTAGCGAGGCGACCGAGATTCCCGAGGAATACAAGGAGCAGGCGGAACTTTACCGCCAGAACCTGCTGGACGCCGTCGCCGAGAGCGACGACGACCTGATGATGAAGTACCTCGAAGGCGAAGAGCTGACGGTGGAGGAGATCAGGGGAGGCATCCGCAAGGCGACGATCGCCTGCAGGATGACCCCGGTGCTGTGTGGCTCGTCTTACAAGAACAAGGGCGTGCAGCCTCTTCTCGATGCTGTCGTCGAATTCATGCCGGCGCCGACCGACATCCCCGCGATCAAGGGCGTCAACCCTGACAGCGGCGAGGAAGACGAACGCCCGGCGGGCGACGATAAGCCGTTTTCGGCGCTGGCTTTCAAGATCATGGCCGACCCCTATGTCGGCAAGCTGACCTTCTTCCGCGTTTATTCCGGCAAGCTGGAGTCCGGTTCTTATGTTTTCAATTCGACCAAGGGCAAGAAGGAACGGGTCGGCCGGATTCTCCAGATGCACGCCAATCACCGCGAGGAGATCGAGATAGTTTATACCGGCGATATCGCGGCTGCGGTCGGTTTCAAGGATACGACCACCGGCGATACGCTGTGCGACGACAAGCACCCGATAATCCTCGAGTCGATGGTTTTCCCCGAACCTGTTATTTCGGTGGCGGTGGAGCCTAAGACGAAGGCCGACCAGGATAAGATGGGCGTGGCGCTCGTCCGCCTGGCGGAGGAGGATCCCACCTTCCGGATGCATACCGATCCGGAGTCGGGCCAGACGATCATCGAGGGTATGGGCGAACTGCACCTGGAGATTATCGTCGACCGCATGCTGCGCGAGTTCAAAGTGGACTGCACGGTGGGCAAGCCGCAGGTGGCTTATCGCGAGACGATCAGGAAGACCGTCAAGGCGGAGGGCAAGTTCGTCCGCCAGTCCGGCGGCCGCGGCCAGTACGGCCACTGCTGGCTGGAACTGACGCCTCAGGAGCCGGGTGTCGGCTTCGAGTTCGAGAACAAGATCGTCGGCGGCGTTATTCCCAAGGAGTACATCAACCCCATCGAGGCGGGCGTCAAAGAGGCGATGGAGAGCGGCGTTCTCGCCGGGTATCCGATGGTGGACGTGAAGGTCACGGTCTACGACGGCTCTTACCACGACGTCGACTCGTCGGAGATGGCTTTCAAGATTGCCGGTTCCATGGGCTTCAAGGCGGGTGCCGCCAAGGCCGATCCCGCTCTCCTCGAGCCTTATATGAAGGTCGAGGTTACGGTGCCGGAGGAGTACATGGGCGACGTTATCGGCGACCTCAACTCCCGCCGCGGCCGTATCGAGGGGATGGAGTCCCGCGCCGGGGCCCAGGTTATCAGGTCGTTCGTGCCGCTGGCCGAGATGTTCGGCTACGCGACCGACCTCCGTTCGCGGACCCAGGGGCGCGGCGTTTACTCGATGGAGTTCGACCATTACGAGGATGTGCCGAAGAGCATTTCCGAGGCGATTATCGCCAAGGTCAAGGGCGCGTGA
- the rpsL gene encoding 30S ribosomal protein S12, translated as MPTISQLVRKGREELGKKSTAPALKECPQKRGVCTRVYTTTPKKPNSALRKVARVRLTNSIEVTAYIPGIGHNLQEHSVVLIRGGRVKDLPGVRYHIIRGALDTAGVAKRGQARSKYGAKRPKK; from the coding sequence ATGCCGACAATCAGTCAATTGGTACGCAAAGGCAGAGAAGAGCTGGGTAAGAAATCCACTGCGCCCGCTTTGAAGGAATGCCCCCAAAAGCGCGGGGTATGCACGAGGGTTTACACGACCACTCCGAAGAAGCCTAATTCCGCGCTGCGTAAGGTCGCCAGGGTGCGTCTTACCAACAGTATCGAAGTGACCGCCTACATCCCGGGCATCGGCCATAACCTTCAGGAGCACTCGGTGGTTCTCATCCGGGGCGGCCGTGTCAAGGACCTGCCGGGCGTGCGTTATCACATTATCCGCGGCGCGCTCGATACCGCCGGTGTGGCCAAACGCGGCCAGGCCAGGTCGAAATACGGCGCCAAACGCCCCAAGAAGTAG
- the rplC gene encoding 50S ribosomal protein L3, which produces MSKGILGKKLGMTQIFTEKGEVIPVTVVEAGSSVVLQNKTVESDGYNAVQLGFGLIKDKKATKPMKGHFAKAGVKPVRFIRELRLPSAPEYKVGETVGVDVFSEGEIIDVTGTAKGKGFAGGIKRHNYKRGPMGHGSKSHREPGTIGSRMSGGGGKVFKGKKLPGRMGGQKVTVQGLKVAKVDAARNLILIKGAVPGPRGSFVVIRDTVKKTK; this is translated from the coding sequence ATGTCTAAAGGAATTTTGGGTAAGAAACTTGGTATGACGCAGATCTTCACCGAGAAGGGCGAGGTCATTCCGGTGACGGTCGTCGAGGCCGGCTCCAGCGTCGTACTTCAGAATAAGACTGTGGAGAGCGACGGCTACAATGCCGTGCAGCTCGGGTTCGGCCTTATCAAGGATAAGAAGGCCACCAAGCCGATGAAGGGCCATTTCGCCAAGGCCGGCGTGAAGCCGGTGCGGTTCATCCGCGAGCTCAGGCTGCCGAGCGCGCCCGAGTATAAGGTAGGCGAAACGGTCGGCGTGGATGTGTTCAGCGAAGGCGAGATCATCGACGTAACCGGCACTGCCAAGGGCAAAGGCTTCGCCGGCGGCATCAAGCGCCATAATTACAAGCGCGGCCCGATGGGCCACGGTTCCAAGTCCCACCGCGAGCCGGGCACTATCGGTTCCCGGATGAGCGGCGGCGGCGGCAAGGTTTTCAAGGGCAAGAAGCTTCCCGGCCGCATGGGTGGCCAAAAGGTTACCGTGCAGGGTCTGAAGGTCGCGAAAGTCGACGCGGCCCGCAATCTAATCCTGATCAAGGGCGCCGTTCCCGGTCCGCGGGGCAGCTTCGTTGTCATCAGGGACACGGTAAAAAAGACGAAATAA
- the rpsJ gene encoding 30S ribosomal protein S10: MAKQQKIRIRLKAYDHKALDASAAKIVDTAKRTGAMVSGPIPLPTEKNIFTILRSPHVNKDSREQFEMRTHKRLIDIVEPTPKTVDALMRLDLPAGVDIEIKL, from the coding sequence ATGGCTAAGCAACAGAAGATCAGGATCCGCCTGAAGGCATACGACCACAAGGCGCTGGACGCCAGCGCGGCCAAAATCGTTGATACCGCGAAGCGCACCGGCGCGATGGTATCGGGTCCCATCCCGCTTCCCACCGAGAAGAATATCTTCACGATCTTGCGTTCACCCCATGTCAATAAGGATTCCCGCGAGCAGTTCGAGATGCGGACCCACAAGCGCCTTATTGATATCGTCGAGCCGACCCCGAAAACGGTTGACGCGCTGATGCGCCTCGATCTGCCGGCGGGCGTGGACATCGAGATTAAGCTGTAA
- the rpsS gene encoding 30S ribosomal protein S19 produces MSRSVKKGPYVHESLLKKIKVMNSKNEKKVVKTWSRASTILPNFVGHTIAVHDGRKHVPVYVTEDMVGHKLGEFAPTRTYRGHGGSEKSTSLK; encoded by the coding sequence GTGTCAAGATCTGTTAAAAAAGGGCCGTATGTTCACGAGAGCCTGCTGAAGAAGATAAAAGTCATGAATTCCAAGAATGAGAAGAAGGTTGTGAAGACCTGGTCTCGGGCGTCGACCATCCTGCCCAATTTCGTCGGCCATACTATCGCTGTGCACGACGGCCGCAAGCATGTGCCGGTGTATGTCACCGAGGATATGGTCGGCCATAAGCTGGGCGAGTTCGCGCCGACCCGCACTTACCGGGGTCATGGCGGCTCCGAGAAATCAACGTCGCTGAAATAG
- the tuf gene encoding elongation factor Tu, which produces MAKKKFERTKPHVNIGTIGHVDHGKTSLTAAITLTLSKQGGAEFVAYDQIDKAPEERERGITINTAHVEYETAKRHYAHVDCPGHADYVKNMITGAAQMDGAILVVSAADGPMPQTREHILLSRQVGVPAMVVFLNKADMVDDAELMELVEMEVRELLSSYEFPGDDIPVISGSATKALECGCSKRECQWCGKIMELMDAVDEYIPTPERATDKPFLMPVEDVFTITGRGTVATGRVERGQVKVGDTVEIVGMTEKPKSTVVTGVEMFRKLLDSAVAGDNIGALLRGVDRKEIERGQVLAKPGSIKPHTKYKAEVYVLSKEEGGRHTPFFNGYRPQFYFRTTDVTGVVTLPEGVEMVMPGDNIQMAIELITPIAIEEGLRFAIREGGRTVGAGVVTAISE; this is translated from the coding sequence ATGGCAAAGAAGAAGTTTGAGAGGACCAAACCGCACGTAAACATCGGGACCATCGGTCACGTCGACCATGGCAAGACCTCGCTGACCGCGGCTATCACCCTGACGCTGTCGAAGCAGGGCGGCGCCGAATTCGTGGCGTACGACCAGATCGACAAGGCGCCGGAAGAGCGCGAGCGCGGTATCACGATCAACACCGCCCACGTTGAATACGAGACCGCCAAGCGCCACTACGCGCACGTGGACTGCCCCGGCCACGCCGACTACGTCAAGAACATGATCACCGGCGCGGCCCAGATGGACGGCGCTATCCTGGTGGTAAGCGCGGCCGATGGCCCGATGCCTCAGACCCGCGAGCACATTCTGCTCTCCCGCCAGGTCGGCGTGCCGGCGATGGTGGTGTTCCTGAACAAGGCCGACATGGTTGACGACGCCGAACTGATGGAACTGGTGGAGATGGAAGTGCGCGAGCTTCTTTCCAGCTACGAATTCCCCGGCGACGACATTCCTGTAATCTCCGGCTCGGCGACCAAGGCGCTGGAGTGCGGCTGCTCGAAACGCGAATGCCAGTGGTGCGGCAAGATCATGGAACTGATGGATGCCGTCGACGAATACATCCCGACCCCGGAACGCGCCACCGATAAGCCTTTCCTGATGCCTGTCGAGGACGTCTTCACGATCACCGGCCGCGGCACCGTGGCGACCGGCCGCGTGGAGCGCGGTCAGGTCAAGGTTGGCGACACCGTCGAGATCGTCGGTATGACCGAGAAACCGAAATCGACTGTCGTAACCGGCGTGGAAATGTTCCGCAAGCTGCTGGATTCGGCGGTTGCCGGCGACAACATCGGCGCGCTGCTGCGCGGCGTTGACCGCAAGGAAATCGAGCGCGGCCAGGTACTGGCCAAGCCGGGTTCTATCAAGCCGCACACCAAGTACAAAGCCGAGGTGTACGTGCTGTCGAAGGAAGAGGGCGGCCGCCACACCCCGTTCTTCAACGGTTACCGTCCGCAGTTCTACTTCCGGACGACGGACGTGACCGGCGTGGTGACCCTGCCGGAGGGCGTGGAAATGGTAATGCCCGGCGATAACATCCAGATGGCGATCGAGCTTATCACTCCGATCGCGATCGAGGAAGGCCTGCGGTTCGCGATCCGCGAAGGCGGCCGCACCGTCGGCGCCGGCGTCGTAACCGCGATCAGCGAGTAA